From the Halobacteriovorax sp. GB3 genome, the window CTCAACTTTTTGATTGTATAAATTGAGCTCATCTTCACTTTCAAAAGGCCATGGCCAGCTTTCGATAATAGCATAGATCAGATCTTGACCCTTTGCCACGACAGGGGGAAGCGCCTCCGATTTTATAACTAATCCTCCATATTTAGAGTTTTTTGTCAGGCTTAGGATTCCTTTTTTCGCATTCAAAACAGTTTCTCGCTCTTGCGAGAGAAGCGAGGATTTTTGATTTAAAAGATCATCGACTGAAATGCTAGAGGCAACATCTATTTTTGTTCCAATGGCGGCATTGGCCTTAGGATCTTCTGTTGCACTGAGAGCAATGACATAGTTGTGCTTAGAGTTTAATAGAGCACTTCTTTTGGAGAGAACTCCTCCTCTTCCTAGACAGAGCTTATAGGTATCAAAACGAGCCTTTTTCGTTTTTGCCTCTCTTCGTTGTGCAACTCGATCACAAAAACCAGCGAGCAAGGCCTTTTTGAATTGTTGATGATGACAACTCTTCTTTTCTAAGTTCTTATCGATTGAAAGGCTATGTTTGAGACTTTCGTATAAATCGAGGGCCCTTTTTGCTTTTTTAGTATCTAAATAAGAAAGAGGATAGTCGCTTAATTTCTTGTCATTAAAATGATAACTTTTTAAAAGATTGCACTGAATTGTAAGGTCACAAGGTTCGTGATCATCGTCATGAAATTCACTCGTTCTCTTAAGAATAAAGTCTTCACTTATAATACAAATAGAAAGAAGAATATCATTGATATTGTCATCGTCTTTAGCCTCATAAAGCATAGAAGATAGTCGTGGATGAAGAGGAAGCTTTGCTAAAAAACGGCCCTTTTGTGTTATTTTTCCATTCTCTGTGGCATCTAAGAGATCTAATAGATCTAGAGCACGTTTTAGATTCCTCTCCTCTGGTTGTTCAAACCAGTTGAACTCAACGGGATCTATTCCAAAGTTCAAAAGATTCAATATATGATTTGATAAATCAACTCTCTTAATCTCTGGAGGTGTGAAATTCTCTCTTCTTGCATAGTCTGCTTGATCATACAGTCTGTAAGTCAGTCCACTTTCAATTCTTCCTGCTCGACCTGAGCGTTGAATCGCACTGGCCTTTGATATTTTACTTAATAAAAGTAGTGGCATTCCACTCCAAGGAGCAAAGCTTGCTCTTCTTTCTAATCCAATATCAATAACACCTGTTATGTTAGGAATAGTGAGTGATGTTTCAGCTATATTTGTTGAAAGAATGATCTTTCTATTGCTTCCTTTGAAGGCCCGATCTTGATCTTTTTTTGAAAGAGAGGAGTGAAGAGGAAGAATTTCAATATTTGGTGAAATATTATCTTTAAGCTCTCTTTCAATTTTTTTGATTTCTTTCATACCAGGAAGAAAAACGAGAATATTTTTTGAACAACGATGGTCTTCTAGCATTTGAACGATGGCCTCATTTGGCGAAATCGTCATGTATTCAATATCTATTGGAAATGTTCTTCCCTTAATGTGAAAGACTTTGGGTCGACTGATAAATCTTTCTAAATTATCGGTCTCTAGAGTCGCTGACATGACGATTAGCTTGAGATCGGGTCTCGATGTTTTTTGTAAGTGAATTATTAAACTAAGTGCTAGGTCGGTGTGAATACTTCTTTCATGGAACTCATCTAAGATGATTGTTCCATAATCTTTTAAACTTGGATCATTTCTTAGATAGGAAAGGAACAGTCCTTCTGTAATAAAGAGCAGTTCAGTGTTTTTATTGGTCTTTTTATCAAAGCGAATATGATGACCAACACGATCTCCAATCTTAGATTCGAGTATTTGAGCGCATCGACTAGCAGATAATTTTGCTGCCAACCTTCTCGGTTCAAGAACGAGCACCTTTTTATCTGTGTGTTCACAAATATAGGGAGGAAGACGTGTTGTCTTTCCAGCACCGGTTTCAGCCTTCACTAATAAGCACTGATTCTTGTTCAATTCTTCGAGAATTTCAGCAAGAGAATCATCAATGGGAAATCTATCTGGTAAGAGTTTCACAGGCCTATTATAGCGCGTTGTTGGCTAAATAATCTAGGGTAGCCTTTAAATTACAGTTGCTTTACGTGGTCTCTATCATGTTTTTCTTTGTAATAGTTTTTATCTATGGTGGTATCAATATTGGTGAATTCTATTTTTCAGTTCTCTCTATCAAAATGGCTAAACAGATAAGGCCTTTCTATAGGAGGAAAGATATGAAGGTTAAAAATATAGCTGCTTTGGCTTTGTCGGGATTATTAATCTCAACAGTAAATGCAAAAACGTTAACAAGAGAGACAGGGGCTCCGGTAGGTGATAACCAAAACTCAAAAACAGCAGGCGAGCATGGTGGAGTTTTACTAGAAGATGCTCATTTAATTGAAAAACTAGCACGCTTCGACAGAATGCGAATTCCTGAAAGGGTTGTGCACCCAAGAGGTGTTGGAGCTCATGGTGTCTTTAGATCTTATGGGAATTTTGAAGATCTAACTAAGGCCTCACTCTTTAGTAGGAAAAATAAAAAAACAGACGTATTTGTACGATTTTCTTCTGTTATTCATTCAAAGGGCTCTCCTGAGACATTGCGTGACCCAAGAGGGTTTGCAACGAAGTTTTATACAGATGAAGGAAATTGGGACCTCGTAGGAAATAACTTACCAGTATTCTTTATTCGTGATGCTATGAAGTTTCCAGATATGGTTAATTCACTAAAGCCAGATCCTGTGACAAATAGACAAGATGCAAATCGAATTTTTGATTTCATGGCCCACCATCCTGAAAGTATCCATATGTGGACACATTTATTTTCAAACAAAGGTACTCCTAGAACATTGAGGGGAATGGATGGAAATGGTGTCCATGCTTATAAATTTGTTAATGACAAAGGCGTTGTGAAGTATGTGAAGTTTAGATGGAAGTCAAAACAAGCTGACAAAGGTTATACTGCTAAAGAAGCAAGTGAAATGCAGGGAAAAGACTTTTCACATCTTACAAATGATCTTTATAGTTCAATTAAAAAAGGACAATTTCCATCTTGGGAGTTGGTAGGACTTGTTTTTGATCAAAAAGATTTTAGTAAGGTTGACTTCAATCCACTTGATGCAACAAAAGATTGGAAATGTGAAATGGCGGTAATCAAGTGTACGAATCTTGGTATTATGACATTGAATAGAGTTCCAAAGAACTTTTTTCAATACTCTGAACAAGCGGCATTTTCTCCAGCAGTCTTTGTTCCTGGAATAGAACCTTCTGAAGATAGACTTTTACAGGGACGACTATTTTCTTACTCAGATACACAAAGATATCGCTTAGGAGTGAATTATCAGTACCTACCAGTAAACCGTGCAAAAGTTGAAATTAACACATTCGCTCAAGATGGGTCTTTAGCAACTTATGAAGCTGATAAAGAGCACATTAACTATCAGCCAAATAGTTTTGATGGAAGCTTGAATCGTGATAGAGGCTCAATGCATGAAGATACTCGTCAGAGATACAGTAATCATAAGCTCTCTGGAGAGACTCAGCAGAAGATGATTTCTAAAACATTGAACTTCAGACAAGCTGGTGAAACTTACCGCGCTTATAGTGACTTTGATAAAGAGCATCTAGTTAAAAACTTTTCTGGAAATCTAAATCAAGTAAAGAATAAAAAGGTTGTTCAGCAAATGGTTGCTTATGCCTATGCTGCAGACGTTGACTATGGAACGCGATTAGCGAAAGCAACAAATACAGAGTTAAGTGTTGTTAAGAAAATTGCAAAGAAAGTAAATGACGATCCAAAAAAATAAAGAGGAGGGGAGTTTCTCTCCCCTTTCTTTTTAAAGACAAAAGGAGAAATAAAGTGAAAAAAATAGTAATGGTCACGACACTTTTTATATCGCTTATTTCTATAACAAATGCCAATGAGACACTTGCAGAAAAAGTGAATCGAGCAGCTAAAGAGAATAATGTTGCCTTAATGAAAGAGTATATTCGTTTAGGTGGAAATTTAGATATTCAAGATAAGAAGGGTTACACACCTTTAATTTTTGCATCCTATTATGGGCATGAAGAATTAGTTTCTTTACTTTTAAAAAATAATGCAAATCCATGCAAGAAAGATAGTCGCGGAAATACGGCACTTATGGGAGCAATCTTTAAGGGCAATGTTAAAGTTGCCTATAAATTAATGAAATCATCTTGCACAATTTCACAAAAAAATAATGCTAAACAAACCGCCCTCATGTATGCCTCGCTCTTTGGGAGAAAAGAAATAGCTAAAGAGCTCATGGCAAAGGGCTCGTCGGCCAATGAAATAGATGCAAACGGAGATTCGGCCATTAGCGTTGCAAAAAAACAAATGAATGGTGAAATGGTTCAAGTTTTAGAAAGTAAATAGAAGAGAGATAATGATCTCTCTCTTAGTAAGGAGAACAAAATGAAGAGTGTCATTGTTTTAACATTTTTAGCGCTTAGTTTTTCTTCAACTGCCCTAGCTGAAGGAATTAGAAAGTCTGAAAGAGATATTTTAACTGAAGAAATAAGTCGTGCGATCCAAGGGAATAATTTCGACTTTATTCGTAATCAAGTCCAAAGTGGAAGTGATTTAAGCCTCAAGGTGATTTTCCAACTCATGAGATCTAGTTGTAATCTACCTGGAGATAAAGATGACTCACAAAGTGAAGACCCTGGATTTGGTAATAGATAAGTTTGCTGATATCATAATCTTAGACTTAAGGAGTGACTCATGACATCGGCATCGATTACTATCTTTGGAATTCTTTTTGCGGGGATTGCAACAGGGCTTGGAGCTTTACCTCTCTACTTTAAAAAAGAATTTTCAAAGAAAACACTCGATGTTGGTCTCGGCTTTAGTGCTGGTGTCATGCTCGTCGCTTCTTTTATTTCTTTGATCATCCCTGGTATTGAGAACGCTCGTTCTCTCTATCAGTCCCAGCATGCTCCTTTATTTGTTTTGGTTGGAATTATTCTTGGTTATCTCATGATTATTATGATTCATGAGTTTCTACCTCATGAACATCTTTTCAAAAAAACAGATATGAAGCACGATCGAAAAATAAGTCGTGTTACTTTAATCGTCCTCGCCATCTCTCTTCATAATTTTCCAGAGGGGCTTGCCGTTGGAGTGGGCTTTGGTAGTGGCGATGTTTCTCAGGGATTAGGTTTAGCACTTGCGATTGCCCTTCAAAATATGCCAGAAGGACTTGTTGTCGGTATAGGCTTATTAAGTGAGGGATCCACTAAGAACAGGGCCTTTATGATGGCCTTGTTATCAGGTCTTGTCGAACCTATTGCTGCGGCCATTGGCTACAGTGCAACTTACTTTTCGCAAATGGCGCTTCCTTTCACTCTTGGTTTTGCAGGTGGAACAATGCTCTTTGTAATATGCCAAGAAATGCTTCCAGAAATTTTCAGACAAGGACATGAAAGAGACGCTACTTTTGGTGTAATCTTGGGTGTTGTTACAATGTTTATTATTGATTTTTATCTATAGTATTTCTTACTGCCTTTTTGCTTCTTGACTGCACTTACAAAGCTTATGTAAGTTAACTCTATGCTAGATTATTCACTACTATTAGAAGTCATTCTTGTTGGACTTGTTTTAAGTGCCGATTCTTTTTCTGCAGCTCTTGCAATGGGCCTTAGAAAGCATGATAAACAAGACGTTTTAAAATTTTCTTTTACCTCCGGATTTGCTGAGGGCCTTGTCGCCTTTGTTGGTGCAATTTCTGGAGTAACAATTGTTTCAAAATTCGATTTCATCGATCATTGGATTTCTTTTGTCCTCTTAGGTGCAGTTGCCCTTCACATGTTCTATGAAGGATACGAAGGATTAAAAGCTCATGAGGAACAGAAAGGGGATAGTAAACAATTTCATGGAATGATTAAAATTCTTTTGGTTTCCTTTGCTACGAGTTTAGATGCATTTGCTGTTGGTG encodes:
- a CDS encoding ZIP family metal transporter; the protein is MTSASITIFGILFAGIATGLGALPLYFKKEFSKKTLDVGLGFSAGVMLVASFISLIIPGIENARSLYQSQHAPLFVLVGIILGYLMIIMIHEFLPHEHLFKKTDMKHDRKISRVTLIVLAISLHNFPEGLAVGVGFGSGDVSQGLGLALAIALQNMPEGLVVGIGLLSEGSTKNRAFMMALLSGLVEPIAAAIGYSATYFSQMALPFTLGFAGGTMLFVICQEMLPEIFRQGHERDATFGVILGVVTMFIIDFYL
- the hrpB gene encoding ATP-dependent helicase HrpB — its product is MKLLPDRFPIDDSLAEILEELNKNQCLLVKAETGAGKTTRLPPYICEHTDKKVLVLEPRRLAAKLSASRCAQILESKIGDRVGHHIRFDKKTNKNTELLFITEGLFLSYLRNDPSLKDYGTIILDEFHERSIHTDLALSLIIHLQKTSRPDLKLIVMSATLETDNLERFISRPKVFHIKGRTFPIDIEYMTISPNEAIVQMLEDHRCSKNILVFLPGMKEIKKIERELKDNISPNIEILPLHSSLSKKDQDRAFKGSNRKIILSTNIAETSLTIPNITGVIDIGLERRASFAPWSGMPLLLLSKISKASAIQRSGRAGRIESGLTYRLYDQADYARRENFTPPEIKRVDLSNHILNLLNFGIDPVEFNWFEQPEERNLKRALDLLDLLDATENGKITQKGRFLAKLPLHPRLSSMLYEAKDDDNINDILLSICIISEDFILKRTSEFHDDDHEPCDLTIQCNLLKSYHFNDKKLSDYPLSYLDTKKAKRALDLYESLKHSLSIDKNLEKKSCHHQQFKKALLAGFCDRVAQRREAKTKKARFDTYKLCLGRGGVLSKRSALLNSKHNYVIALSATEDPKANAAIGTKIDVASSISVDDLLNQKSSLLSQERETVLNAKKGILSLTKNSKYGGLVIKSEALPPVVAKGQDLIYAIIESWPWPFESEDELNLYNQKVEILNNLEVSHQCPLLTGDMFELFIHSIIDEELSYEELAKKKLRTLIEEQLSPQDLYTIQELTPNLIKLENSKSFQVHYDEEIPYIRARIQDLYGIKSNPVICDGMIVLKVKLLSPADRVAQVIGDLMGFWKSSWPEVKKDLKARYPKHFWPEDPINSEPLRVKRK
- a CDS encoding ankyrin repeat domain-containing protein; the encoded protein is MKKIVMVTTLFISLISITNANETLAEKVNRAAKENNVALMKEYIRLGGNLDIQDKKGYTPLIFASYYGHEELVSLLLKNNANPCKKDSRGNTALMGAIFKGNVKVAYKLMKSSCTISQKNNAKQTALMYASLFGRKEIAKELMAKGSSANEIDANGDSAISVAKKQMNGEMVQVLESK
- a CDS encoding catalase — protein: MKVKNIAALALSGLLISTVNAKTLTRETGAPVGDNQNSKTAGEHGGVLLEDAHLIEKLARFDRMRIPERVVHPRGVGAHGVFRSYGNFEDLTKASLFSRKNKKTDVFVRFSSVIHSKGSPETLRDPRGFATKFYTDEGNWDLVGNNLPVFFIRDAMKFPDMVNSLKPDPVTNRQDANRIFDFMAHHPESIHMWTHLFSNKGTPRTLRGMDGNGVHAYKFVNDKGVVKYVKFRWKSKQADKGYTAKEASEMQGKDFSHLTNDLYSSIKKGQFPSWELVGLVFDQKDFSKVDFNPLDATKDWKCEMAVIKCTNLGIMTLNRVPKNFFQYSEQAAFSPAVFVPGIEPSEDRLLQGRLFSYSDTQRYRLGVNYQYLPVNRAKVEINTFAQDGSLATYEADKEHINYQPNSFDGSLNRDRGSMHEDTRQRYSNHKLSGETQQKMISKTLNFRQAGETYRAYSDFDKEHLVKNFSGNLNQVKNKKVVQQMVAYAYAADVDYGTRLAKATNTELSVVKKIAKKVNDDPKK
- a CDS encoding manganese efflux pump MntP, coding for MLDYSLLLEVILVGLVLSADSFSAALAMGLRKHDKQDVLKFSFTSGFAEGLVAFVGAISGVTIVSKFDFIDHWISFVLLGAVALHMFYEGYEGLKAHEEQKGDSKQFHGMIKILLVSFATSLDAFAVGVGLGTTGKPLAPFVLSISFWAFFSTIAGMSLARKASDKLGSIFNFLSGFILLGLAIKFLYEGL